The Podospora pseudopauciseta strain CBS 411.78 chromosome 2 map unlocalized CBS411.78m_2, whole genome shotgun sequence genome has a window encoding:
- a CDS encoding uncharacterized protein (EggNog:ENOG503PIFN) — translation MEKKEKKEDGAIAGLILERKIPRRSHDTFASNLGRKVSPSATPPAVAKGHKSVKSLATFFEEGGSPAATTVPSSSNPPNLPVATSSSVFAPSPSSKPKLLRDPHEPDDNDLTLLDYKQFMANLPLGRCLDDLELPTRAAASSSRQLHPEAPNSQHAQEAKNVLANLDRLFPPLPPLDDSPVPASDPEPSSAAGQELAPEPERTQEWAKAYRDATRRVLSIDWDEIEEDDIFRPPSFVLPPPPSPRPAFSPSSPRLQPVTEEQEDESNESHNSYQQDEQDQQRRSREYQPKERYHQAEEQQHQYEKYQLAKEQQKHRPNKRHQPEQPSQQEQHPHHHQVDRNRRLSPHQEQLPLTPPLHLTCPPPNPPPPPPPPPKRLSPLPHQQASSAVPGRLSCNPPSFTPSSSPDADSHSSATTTELPPSSYPFHHPSRAATRHHERKREEFMKKYTEYMNSRYNPESGNFTGPEVRRVMGPENEDKEEEMEEENKEKKLDEGKGKASDMFG, via the exons ATACCTTTGCTTCGAACCTCGGGCGCAAGGTGTCGCCCTCTGCCACCCCCCCGGCGGTGGCCAAAGGCCACAAATCCGTCAAGAGCCTGGCGACCTTtttcgaggagggtggttctcctgctgccaccaccgttccctcctcctccaacccccccaacctccccgtcgCCACCAGCTCGTCCGTCTtcgctccctccccctcctccaaaccaaAGCTGCTCCGGGACCCCCACGAGCCCGACGACAACGACCTCACCCTGCTTGATTACAAGCAGTTCATGGCGAACCTTCCACTGGGTCGTTGCCTCGACGACCTGGAGTTGCCCACCAGGGCGGCGGCAAGCAGCAGCCGCCAACTCCACCCCGAGGCCCCCAATTCCCAGCACGCCCAAGAGGCCAAAAACGTTTTGGCAAACCTGGACAGACTCTTcccgcctctccctcccctcgaCGACTCGCCGGTACCAGCAAGCGACCCCGAGCCGTCGTCCGCCGCCGGCCAGGAGCTTGCTCCTGAGCCTGAGCGCACCCAAGAATGGGCGAAAGCCTATCGGGATGCCACCAGACGAGTGCTGAGCATCGACTGGGACGAAATCGAAGAGGATGATATTTTCCGTCCCCCCAGCTTTGTtctcccgccgccgccttctccccGCCCGGCTTTCTCCCCCTCGTCGCCGCGTCTTCAGCCGGTCACTGAAGAGCAAGAGGACGAGTCCAATGAGTCTCATAACTCGTACCAGCAGGACGAGCAAGACCAGCAACGGCGGTCTCGAGAGTATCAGCCAAAAGAGCGGTACCATCAAgctgaggagcagcagcaccagtACGAAAAGTACCAGCTGGCCAAAGAGCAGCAAAAGCACCGGCCAAACAAGCGGCACCAGCCAGAGCAGCCCTCCCAACAAGAGCAgcacccccatcatcatcaagtcGACCGAAACAGGCGACTTTCACCCCACCAGGAGCAGCTCCCTctcaccccccctcttcatctcacttgcccccccccaaatccacccccaccaccgccccccccaccaaaacgcctctcccccctcccccatcagcAAGCTAGCTCTGCTGTCCCTGGCAGACTCTCctgcaaccccccctccttcaccccaTCGTCCTCCCCCGATGCCGACTCGcactcctccgccaccaccaccgagttacccccctcctcctatcccttccatcacccctccc GAGCAGCAACCCGGCATCATGAACgaaagagggaggagtttATGAAGAAGTATACAGAGTATATGAATAGTCGGTACAATCCTGAGTCGGGGAATTTTACGGGGCCGGAGGTGCGGAGGGTTATGGGTCCCGAGAATGAGgataaggaggaggagatggaggaggagaacaaggaaaagaagctcGATGAGGGCAAGGGGAAGGCCTCCGACATGTTCGGATAG
- a CDS encoding uncharacterized protein (COG:A; EggNog:ENOG503NW1R), whose product MTAIPSAVVTDNQRLSFARVAAASASKDISTTTTIVKSPGPSPPKEKRETTKSVDVPVPPVVTANPALEMSTPESNISPAAQKMASTAQSMDAKVVEGLKDLKLEASPSNVVVANGSLSGAVERSSRASNGQTPADDVSQRADSNSELGTKPPSLDGKSITSGTTFALDEKESLRPDDSASVKAAAEDDDAFSIRGSYMASSRMGSDVAARIHRIQIGDMPSRAATAHHGLVGNKNQGIVTPQSGVSDKQLTSDAKLPLVSGAVAPDGMANGFLSQHPDEKLLEAMQSHKDRIFLLRLEQQVIEFVQDSKEPFMDLPPSNSFCRMLMHKLADYYHMTHSFESQAGAVRIFRTPFCRIPPSLSSIAANTPNSSSPAPAVMPRKIMRRGEDGEFGPTSAAPSKPTSEAGSDGKDKSVPREK is encoded by the exons ATGACGGCCATTCCCTCTGCTGTGGTGACCGATAACCAGCGACTGTCGTTTGCAAGA GTTGCCGCTGCATCAGCGTCCAAGGAcatttccaccaccactaccattGTGAAATCACCAGGTCCATCGCCGCCCAAGGAGAAAAGGGAGACCACCAAGAGCGTCGATGTTCCGGTTCCGCCAGTAGTCACGGCCAACCCCGCGCTCGAAATGTCGACCCCGGAATCGAACATCTCACCAGCTGCGCAGAAGATGGCCAGCACGGCTCAGTCCATGGATGCcaaggttgttgaggggttgaaggattTGAAGCTCGAGGCGTCACCGTCTAATGTCGTTGTGGCCAACGGGTCTCTGTCCGGCGCCGTGGAAAGGTCAAGCAGAGCCAGCAACGGCCAAACACCAGCCGACGACGTTTCGCAACGAGCAGACTCAAATTCCGAGCTTGGAACGAAGCCGCCCAGTCTGGACGGCAAAAGTATCACGTCCGGGACCACATTCGCTCTAGACGAGAAGGAATCGCTGCGTCCTGATGACAGTGCCAGCGTGAAGGCTGCggccgaggacgacgatgcGTTTTCCATCCGCGGCTCCTACATGGCCAGCTCGCGCATGGGCTCAGACGTGGCCGCTCGCATTCACCGCATCCAGATCGGCGACATGCCATCACGAGCAGCGACTGCCCACCATGGCCTGGTTGGTAACAAAAACCAGGGAATCGTCACCCCCCAAAGTGGTGTCTCCGACAAGCAGCTTACCTCAGATGCGAAGCTGCCTCTTGTCAGCGGAGCAGTCGCGCCTGATGGGATGGCAAACGGCTTCCTGAGCCAACACCCAGACGAGAAGCTGTTGGAAGCTATGCAGTCCCACAAGGACCGCATCTTTCTTTTACGATTGGAACAGCAGGTGATCGAATTCGTACAGGATTCAAA AGAGCCTTTCATGGACCTGCCTCCAAGCAACTCATTCTGCAGAATGCTGATGCATAAACTGGCAGACTACTACCATATGACACACTCCTTCGAGTCCCAAGCTGGGGCGGTGCGTATCTTTAGGACGCCCTTCTGCCGGATCCCTCCCTCTCTGTCTAGTATTGCAGCAAACACTCCTAATAGCAGTTCTCCGGCACCCGCCGTGATGCCGCGAAAGATCATGCGTCggggtgaggatggagagTTTGGTCCCACAAGTGCGGCTCCCTCTAAGCCAACCTCGGAAGCTGGCAGCGATGGCAAGGACAAGTCTGTCCCTCGGGAGAAGTAA
- a CDS encoding uncharacterized protein (COG:S; EggNog:ENOG503P5HF), which translates to MWRRSGPSKATSTNVQCQKCLKRDTYFSFHRNYFHFPHLTLTARHYSYECKASAQERPYIPRPSRTQQLFNPKLQPKLTNAVPDDIEKKKGVADKILAEKEAERARKRELERDEEEELSVKGSPPPRRHRSPSYDSVSSISTRSPSPAPRRSPSPPRRERISRDMELSPRGHPVRPRSLSPEERYSREPSAIPERDYPPRRRSPSPSQARSPRRHRDFDDEPEPQRAPQHAPPGRDAEHDSHRRRGYSRSRSRSPARSPPRRDGRGRGDGPRNRFRDRDADHPRERNAPPAQQRAPPPPRERSLSPFSKRLALTQSMNMGR; encoded by the exons ATGTGGCGCAGAAGCGGTCCTTCCAAAGCGACATCGACAAACGTCCAGTGCCAAAAATGTCTTAAACGAGATACGTACTTTTCATTTCACCGAAACTATTTCCATTTCCCCCATCTAACACTCACAGCACGGCACTATTCCTACGAATGCAAAGCTTCAGCCCAGGAGCGGCCGTATATTCCCCGACCCTCACGAACTCAGCAGCTGTTCAATCCCAAGCTCCAACCCAAGCTTACCAATGCTGTCCCGGATGACATTGAGAAGAA GAAGGGTGTAGCCGATAAGATCCTCGCTGAAAAGGAGGCCGAGCGTGCCAGGAAGCGAGAGCTGGAAagggacgaggaagaagaactGTCCGTAAAGGGTTCACCGCCCCCACGGCGGCACAGGTCGCCATCTTACGACTCCGTATCCAGCATCTCGACCAGGTCCCCTTCTCCAGCCCCAAGGCGCAGTCCCAGTCCCCCAAGAAGAGAACGGATCAGCCGCGATATGGAGTTGTCTCCCCGTGGACATCCGGTTCGTCCACGATCTCTAAGCCCGGAGGAGCGCTATTCTAGGGAACCGTCAGCCATTCCGGAGAGAGATTACCCGCCTCGGCGACGTTCTCCTTCGCCGAGCCAGGCCCGTTCACCCAGGCGCCATCGCGACTTTGACGATGAGCCTGAGCCTCAGCGTGCCCCTCAACATGCGCCGCCGGGCAGAGACGCCGAGCATGACTCGCACAGACGTCGGGGCTACTCGAGATCCAGGTCGAGATCTCCTGCGCGTTCTCCACCAAGGCGCGATGGGAGAGGCCGCGGTGATGGTCCTCGGAACCGATTCAGGGACAGGGACGCTGACCACCCCAGAGAAAGAAATGCGCCGCCAGCCCAGCAGCGggcacctccgccgccgcgcGAGAGGAGTCTGAGTCCCTTCAGCAAGAGGTTGGCGCTGACACAGTCGATGAATATGGGTAGATAG
- a CDS encoding uncharacterized protein (COG:S; EggNog:ENOG503P3SN): protein MSSHTTLAAATDDRKARLAKLKSLKRKQPSPSPSDEAPSPSRSQSPPTKQVSNLHLSGRNYDPETKGPKLGFEAPPTLSLEAPTLEEQAADLQDEVNRQAAIDAAQAAEKGIDLFKLQPKKPNWDLKRELNAKMEVLNVRTDNAIARMVRERLAEKKKVAEESHRGSKESEDKEADGMLDGAAIVEGIKLREREEEEEARREKEAEDEELGLARRLDEQDETVA from the coding sequence ATGTCCTcccacaccaccctcgcagcagcaaccgacGACCGCAAAGCCCGCCTCGCAAAACTCAAATCCCTAAAACGcaaacaaccctcaccctccccatcagaCGAagccccttccccttcccgctcccaatcccccccaacaaaacAAGTCTCCAACCTTCACCTCTCCGGCCGCAACTACGACCCCGAAACCAAAGGCCCCAAACTCGGTTTCGAagccccccccaccctctccctcgagGCACCCACCCTCGAAGAACAAGCAGCAGACCTCCAAGACGAAGTAAACCGCCAAGCCGCCATCGACGCAGCCCAGGCGGCAGAAAAGGGCATCGACCTCTTCAAGCTCCAACCCAAAAAACCAAACTGGGATCTGAAGAGAGAGTTGAACGCCAAGATGGAGGTGCTGAATGTGAGGACGGATAATGCCATTGCGAGGATGGTCAGAGAACGATTagccgagaagaagaaggttgcCGAGGAAAGTCACAGGGGAAGCAAGGAAAGTGAGGATAAGGAGGCGGATGGGATGCTGGACGGGGCGGCGATTGTGGAGGGGATTAAACTACGTGAacgggaggaagaggaagaggccaggagagaaaaggaggccgaggatgaggagttggggttggccCGACGGCTTGATGAGCAAGACGAAACTGTTGCTTGA
- a CDS encoding uncharacterized protein (COG:S; EggNog:ENOG503P4GM), translated as MILRAGLVGRSCLARACQRRSQIPLIHPLLPPPPISQTSRVQRSERLLAQLARDAPFTTTTRLSFQSDDSDIILPWEKSLGKVDSHMSPDDMEETAKANPDPANNVSEISPETTPVPSSLGPEEIERNYASTAEPGVASHTFNDADRDNQVPQLEPYRFAERGGKLAWGPGHRGNWLDSWEARFRPLYRALKSGRAYSRMLADVEDFPDWGKTEMLFEAAEIEQGEFKERHCGFGNVDQYMTKWMDSMLYLLRYDPELAPKFLRATFEGFLTPRWAVNDTAEFLAKWCSLSRSSKKTTHELAETIRHILRTRTLYMLEFTQQTLFLLTRDMEAEALWNLYRDLLQYAHPLHPYTWYTIARRLSRDPRYKSRALDLLEEAITSGELHGDAPLTMMLSTCILDFQGVEDGHLEQLGRLRRELTTRLLNLITPNKYTYSVMVRGMRATGDYQGAWTIYQIMIDQGIEPEQFIFSNLLNVAKRTNTIEPVLQTLEELVPEALKSRHIWNDIIDSVLVISRQHDLQLKEEGQRNAHAALTFRALLLVYARFYRYKELQSLIPVRLGPPYETKEQVFATATSDMDVVFLRKIDLILERLPERVEKPAVPGSDVISIMLRGYTRAVWKAGEVISFYKRLRAKLMQGQYTVCQICREQDSRVHDAILGSLLKIPKWNNVAWAPAENSKRAAESRDALQAGFGILEDMIEGAMCAERVLKEEEEKELLAKRMADDDSPADEEAVRTIESVLPSQEDAVLSEQEPLLIEGDDGLPTEDSAAQDIMTEEHILVEEHPPPEQEHRPAEEDYLPHSEKNLPTKDYLSPSEENLSTEVNLPAEENLPTEENLPTEENLPAQEQYLPAEEDLSVEESLRGYEEYLQADEDLPAGEDCLPPPEAERPATREELQPTEDEAQEEPLLTTDQPQEPTEPPPLSEPSKPSPPEQPRQSAPSPQQLLPLLDPNLVTPLHPAPRPGAGWPSFKAQQAQWAAFHKDETYLYSMSPAPTIYTFNILLSGVIRASRSITNVKDCIKQAEDWIKYLADHNLQPNYHTWAILVRNWSRQQRPGAVAWAMKKMEEAGFRANNKMMEELQLLRDKERAWRELERLMEEDLGREKEGGGEGWEREEGWERLGRIVKEQEERRRKLEFELVVEDEMYGNEVYRDGRGGEKEESDWDMFVKRVEEDRKGEEREKREGGGGKATLKNKNKKEGGGECICTCMRGYKDVGGCILSQMYI; from the exons ATGATACTGCGGGCCGGCTTAGTCGGCCGATCATGTCTGGCTCGCGCCTGTCAACGTCGGTCCCAGATACCCCTTATACACCCCTTgctgccgccaccaccaatATCCCAGACATCGAGAGTGCAGAGATCAGAGCGACTGCTGGCCCAGCTCGCCCGAGATGCGCCCttcaccactaccaccagATTGTCCTTCCAGAGCGACGACTCAGATATCATTCTGCCATGGGAGAAGTCTTTGGGAAAGGTCGACAGTCATATGAGCCCCGATGACATGGAGGAAACAGCCAAGGCGAATCCAGATCCTGCGAACAATGTCAGCGAGATATCGCCAGAAACAACACCAGTTCCCTCTTCACTGGGGCCGGAGGAAATAGAAAGGAACTATGCGAGCACAGCTGAGCCTGGGGTGGCTAGCCACACGTTCAATGATGCGGATCGGGACAATCAAGTACCCCAACTTGAACCCTACCGTTTCGCCGAGAGGGGAGGAAAGCTCGCTTGGGGTCCAGGTCACAGGGGCAACTGGTTGGACTCATGGGAGGCCAGATTCCGGCCGCTGTACAGAGCCCTGAAGTCAGGGCGCGCCTATTCACGCATGTTGGCCGATGTGGAGGATTTCCCTGACTGGGGAAAAACAGAGATGCTTTTCGAGGCAGCCGAAATCGAGCAGGGGGAGTTTAAGGAGCGCCACTGCGGATTTGGCAACGTAGATCAGTACATGACGAAATGGATGGACTCGATGCTCTACCTGCTCCGCTACGACCCAGAGCTGGCTCCCAAATTTCTCCGGGCGACTTTTGAGGGGTTTCTGACGCCGAGGTGGGCGGTGAATGATACGGCTGAGTTCCTTGCCAAATGGTGCTCGTTGTCTCGCTCAAGCAAAAAGACTACGCATGAGCTCGCCGAAACGATCCGTCATATTCTGCGGACTCGCACTCTATACATGCTCGAGTTCACCCAACAAACGCTGTTTCTTCTGACAAGAGATATGGAGGCCGAAGCTCTGTGGAATCTGTATCGGGACCTGCTGCAGTACGCTCACCCGCTTCACCCCTACACTTGGTACACTATAGCCCGTCGTCTTTCTCGGGATCCGAGGTACAAGTCCAGGGCGTTGGATCTGCTGGAGgaagccatcaccagcgGCGAGCTCCACGGCGACGCGCCCCTGACCATGATGCTCAGCACATGCATCCTGGACTTTCAAGGTGTGGAAGACGGCCATTTAGAGCAGTTGGGGCGGCTGCGCCGGGAGCTGACCACACGGTTGCTCAACCTGATCACGCCTAACAAGTATACATACAGTGTCATGGTCCGAGGCATGCGAGCTACCGGTGACTACCAGGGAGCGTGGACCATCTACCAGATCATGATTGATCAGGGCATTGAGCCTGAGCAGttcatcttctccaacctGCTAAACGTGGCAAAGCgcaccaacaccatcgaGCCTGTGCTCCAGACCCTGGAAGAGCTTGTTCCCGAGGCGCTGAAGAGCAGACACATCTGGAACGACATCATCGACTCTGTCTTGGTGATATCTCGGCAGCACGACCTCCAGCTGAAGGAGGAAGGCCAACGGAATGCGCATGCTGCGTTGACGTTCCGGGCCCTGCTGCTGGTCTATGCAAGGTTCTATCGGTACAAGGAACTCCAGTCTCTTATCCCTGTCAGGCTGGGGCCACCGTATGAGACAAAAGAGCAGGTTTTTGCGACTGCGACCTCGGATATGGATGTTGTCTTTTTGCGAAAGATTGATCTCATCCTCGAGCGCCTTCCTGAGCGAGTTGAGAAACCGGCGGTTCCGGGGTCGGATGTCATTAGCATTATGCTCAGGGGGTACACACGAGCGGTTTGGAAGGCAGGAGAGGTTATCAGCTTTTACAAGCGGCTCAGGGCGAAGCTTATGCAGGGACAATACACCGTGTGTCAGATTTGTCGGGAGCAGGACAGCCGAGTGCATGATGCTATTTTGGGCTCGTTGCTCAAGATTCCAAAGTGGAACAATGTCGCGTGGGCTCCTGCGGAGAACTCCAAGAGAGCGGCGGAGAGCCGTGATGCGTTGCAGGCGGGTTTTGGTATTTTGGAGGATATGATTGAGGGTGCCATGTGTgcggagagggtgttgaaggaggaagaggagaaagagcTGTTGGCGAAGAGGATGGCGGATGATGACTCGCCTGCtgatgaggaggcggtgcGGACTATCGAGAGTGTCCTGCCAAGTCAGGAGGATGCTGTCTTGTCAGAACAAGAGCCTTTGCTGATCGAGGGGGACGATGGTCTACCAACTGAAGATTCAGCAGCTCAAGATATAATGACCGAAGAACATATTTTAGTCGAagaacatccaccaccagaacAAGAGCACCGGCCAGCTGAAGAAGATTACCTACCGCACTCAGAAAAAAACCTGCCAACGAAAGATTACCTTTCGCCCTCAGAAGAAAACCTGTCAACGGAAGTAAACCTGCCAGCGGAAGAAAACCTGCCAACGGAAGAAAACCTGCCAACGGAAGAAAACCTGCCAGCCCAAG AGCAGTACTTACCTGCCGAGGAAGACCTATCGGTCGAAGAAAGCCTTCGAGGGTACGAAGAATACCTTCAGGCTGATGAAGACCTCCCAGCCGGAGAAGACTGCCTACCACCTCCAGAAGCCGAACGTCCTGCAACTCGGGAAGAGCTACAGCCAACTGAGGAcgaagcccaagaagaacCGCTTCTCACCACCGACCAGCCTCAAGAACCCAccgaaccaccacccttaTCCGAACCCTCgaaaccatcacccccagaACAACCCCGACAATCAGCCCCCTCACCCCAgcaactcctccctctcctcgaCCCAAACCTcgtcacccccctccacccggCCCCCCGCCCAGGCGCAGGCTGGCCCTCTTTCAAAGCCCAGCAGGCCCAATGGGCGGCCTTCCACAAAGACGAAACGTACCTCTACTCCATGTCGCCCGCCCCGACAATCTACACCTTTAATATTCTCTTGTCGGGCGTCATCCGCGCCTCCCgctccatcaccaacgtcAAAGACTGCATCAAGCAGGCAGAAGACTGGATAAAGTACCTTGCCGATCACAACCTCCAGCCCAATTATCACACCTGGGCTATTTTGGTTAGGAACTGGTcgcggcagcagcggccCGGGGCGGTGGCGTGggcgatgaagaagatggaggaggcggggttTAGGGCTAATaacaagatgatggaggagttgCAGTTGTTGAGGGATAAGGAGAGGGCGTggagggagctggagaggttgatggaggaggatctggggagggagaaggaggggggaggggaggggtgggaaagggaggaggggtgggagaggttggggaggattgtgaaggagcaggaggagaggaggaggaagttggaatttgagttggtggtggaggatgagatgtATGGGAATGAGGTTTATCGtgacgggagggggggggagaaggaggagagtgatTGGGATATGTTTgtgaagagggtggaggaggataggaagggggaggagagggagaagagggagggtgggggggggaaggcgacgtt aaaaaataaaaataaaaaggaaggagggggggagtgTATATGTACTTGTATGAGAGGGTACAAAGATGTGGGGGGGTGTATATTATCTCAGATGTATATATGA